A window from Telopea speciosissima isolate NSW1024214 ecotype Mountain lineage chromosome 8, Tspe_v1, whole genome shotgun sequence encodes these proteins:
- the LOC122671945 gene encoding LOB domain-containing protein 21-like has product MKGELRSTSSCAACKFLKRKCNPNCIFAPYFRADESRKFAKVHKVFGASNVSKILAEVPEQQRADTVNSLAYEAELRLRDPVYGCIGAIAILQNRMLQLQHDLAIARARLAIYHTHYFPPLPPPDPLPEFLILEETKSDSSVGFDRNSLEFQCHHGPLHLLQ; this is encoded by the coding sequence ATGAAGGGTGAGTTGAGATCAACCTCTTCATGTGCAGCCTGCAAGTTCCTAAAAAGGAAATGCAATCCCAATTGTATCTTCGCTCCCTATTTCAGGGCCGACGAATCACGTAAATTTGCGAAGGTCCATAAAGTGTTTGGGGCCAGCAACGTTAGCAAAATCCTCGCAGAAGTGCCGGAGCAGCAGCGCGCTGACACCGTGAATTCTTTAGCATATGAAGCAGAGCTGAGGCTTAGAGACCCTGTCTATGGTTGTATTGGTGCCATTGCTATCTTACAAAACAGAATGCTTCAGCTACAACATGACCTCGCCATTGCTAGAGCTCGTCTTGCCATCTACCACACCCATTactttcctcctcttcctccaccAGATCCTCTCCCTGAATTTCTAATCCTGGAAGAGACTAAGAGTGATAGCAGTGTTGGTTTCGATCGGAATTCCTTGGAATTTCAATGCCACCATGGTCCTCTGCATCTTCTTCAATGA